The following proteins come from a genomic window of Paenibacillus wynnii:
- a CDS encoding metal-dependent hydrolase — MDTATHVVMGLGLAGLSFVDPVVSSNPALSGAVMLATVLGSQAPDADTALRLKDNALYIRNHRGITHSLPFLLIWPAFLTLVISPFFGITSLQSIGHLALWSFIAVAIHVFSDLFNVYGTQAARPFTEKWIAWNIIHIFDPFIFGSHSAAIVLWISGMVPPAPLFITLYVCITIYYLWRTTVHYRLTNNIKNKDVRHDSSDRYIVIPTITPRRWNIVKAKIDGSYDVGQLINGHLKWLKHAISSTHPAVEHSKAHPDIQAFLYFTSYAVAEVEELPSGYIVRWGDVRYLHRKQFPFVAVLVMDNQYHPLNTYVGWLSSDKLDERFALDSGT; from the coding sequence ATGGATACCGCTACACATGTAGTTATGGGCCTTGGCCTAGCCGGGCTTTCCTTCGTCGATCCTGTGGTTAGCTCGAATCCTGCACTCTCCGGGGCAGTTATGCTTGCGACCGTGCTTGGTTCCCAAGCCCCCGATGCGGATACCGCACTACGCTTGAAAGACAACGCCTTGTACATCCGTAATCACCGGGGAATCACACATTCCTTACCTTTTTTACTGATTTGGCCGGCATTTTTAACGCTGGTGATTTCACCTTTCTTCGGGATAACTAGCCTTCAATCTATCGGACATCTTGCCCTTTGGAGCTTCATTGCTGTGGCCATACATGTTTTCTCAGATCTTTTTAATGTATATGGCACTCAGGCAGCACGTCCCTTTACGGAAAAATGGATCGCCTGGAATATTATCCACATCTTCGACCCCTTTATATTTGGGAGTCATTCGGCGGCAATTGTGCTCTGGATTAGTGGTATGGTTCCACCCGCTCCGTTATTTATTACGCTGTATGTTTGTATCACCATTTATTATTTATGGAGAACCACTGTTCATTACCGACTCACGAACAATATAAAGAACAAGGATGTACGGCATGATTCCAGTGACCGCTACATTGTAATCCCAACAATTACACCTAGACGTTGGAATATCGTTAAAGCGAAGATAGACGGGAGCTATGATGTAGGACAATTAATCAATGGCCATCTCAAATGGCTCAAGCATGCGATCAGTTCCACCCACCCGGCGGTTGAACATTCTAAGGCTCATCCCGATATACAAGCTTTTTTGTACTTTACCTCCTACGCCGTAGCAGAAGTAGAAGAACTTCCCTCTGGTTATATTGTACGCTGGGGTGACGTTCGTTATTTGCATCGCAAGCAATTCCCATTCGTTGCTGTTCTCGTCATGGATAACCAATATCACCCCTTGAATACTTATGTAGGCTGGCTTAGCAGTGACAAGCTGGATGAAAGATTTGCCTTAGACTCCGGGACATGA
- the cyoE gene encoding heme o synthase translates to MDNQWRYQASSDSAAMSAKSPQEGSTWRDFITVTKPGIIRSNLIAAFAGYWLASAWDVQYGRLILTLLGTMLVMASACVFNNYFDRDLDMKMERTRERGLPTGRLKPMTVLIYAIGLGISGLLVLFAFSGILAGLFGILGMFVYVVVYTLWLKRTSTWSTSVGAISGAMPPVIGYVAVTGTVDLGAWLLFAILFLWQPPHFWALGIRRKEEYRAAGFPLLPVVKGTFRTKIQMIPYVALLIPVSIVMYVYDYAGVFYLVISTGLSIVWLYLTLKGFRAKDDDAWAKMCFFFSINYLMVSLIVLVLNTTHG, encoded by the coding sequence GTGGACAATCAATGGAGATATCAAGCTTCTTCCGATTCCGCAGCAATGTCTGCCAAGTCACCCCAAGAGGGGTCAACCTGGCGTGATTTTATTACTGTGACCAAACCCGGAATTATCCGGTCGAATCTGATCGCGGCCTTTGCGGGATATTGGCTCGCATCTGCATGGGACGTTCAGTACGGAAGACTCATACTGACTTTGCTCGGCACTATGCTCGTTATGGCATCTGCCTGCGTATTTAACAACTATTTTGATCGAGATCTCGATATGAAGATGGAGCGGACTCGGGAAAGAGGGTTACCCACCGGGCGATTGAAGCCGATGACCGTATTAATCTATGCGATCGGTCTTGGAATATCCGGACTGCTGGTATTGTTTGCTTTTTCCGGTATTTTAGCCGGATTGTTCGGTATTCTGGGGATGTTTGTATACGTAGTGGTTTATACACTTTGGTTAAAGAGAACTTCTACATGGAGCACATCCGTAGGCGCAATTTCCGGTGCAATGCCTCCTGTAATCGGTTACGTAGCCGTAACGGGGACAGTGGATTTGGGTGCTTGGCTGCTATTCGCCATCCTGTTTCTATGGCAGCCTCCTCATTTTTGGGCATTGGGTATTCGCCGCAAAGAGGAATATCGTGCTGCTGGATTCCCGCTTTTACCGGTTGTGAAAGGAACTTTCCGAACCAAGATTCAAATGATTCCATACGTCGCATTACTTATACCCGTTTCGATAGTAATGTACGTTTACGATTATGCGGGTGTCTTTTACCTAGTTATCTCTACGGGTCTGTCCATTGTCTGGCTATACCTGACCTTAAAGGGCTTTAGAGCCAAGGATGATGATGCATGGGCTAAGATGTGCTTCTTCTTCTCCATTAATTATTTGATGGTAAGTCTGATTGTACTTGTTCTGAATACGACTCATGGGTAA
- a CDS encoding SCO family protein — protein MHLLLIKKYKWTWLMLLLALAMAGYLAANSLDFGKEKLPMIGQVQNFSLQNVDGQTVTLADTEGKARLVYFFFTQCPDVCPITTFTLSQTQDLLMKSGEFGKDVAFISISFDPENDTPEAIKTFADRFHANYDGWYFLRGEQEQIRKLAADSFKVLIAGNKKDNFAHANLIGLVDRKNNLRALYNAGDTENITPEYLADVVTQLAKEK, from the coding sequence ATGCACTTGCTTCTCATTAAAAAATATAAGTGGACATGGCTGATGCTTCTTCTGGCACTGGCTATGGCCGGTTATCTGGCTGCTAACTCTCTGGACTTTGGTAAAGAGAAGCTTCCGATGATCGGACAAGTGCAAAACTTCTCGCTCCAAAATGTAGATGGTCAAACGGTGACCCTTGCCGACACCGAGGGAAAAGCTCGCCTGGTATACTTCTTTTTTACACAGTGCCCCGATGTGTGTCCTATTACGACCTTTACTCTATCGCAGACACAAGACCTGCTTATGAAAAGCGGTGAGTTTGGTAAGGACGTAGCTTTTATCTCTATTTCATTCGATCCTGAGAATGATACGCCGGAGGCGATCAAGACATTCGCTGACCGATTTCATGCCAATTACGATGGATGGTATTTCCTGCGCGGAGAACAAGAGCAAATCCGCAAGCTGGCCGCTGACTCCTTCAAGGTCCTAATCGCTGGGAATAAAAAGGATAATTTTGCCCACGCTAACCTAATTGGATTAGTAGACCGTAAGAACAACTTGCGTGCGCTGTACAATGCTGGCGATACCGAGAATATTACCCCTGAGTATCTGGCGGATGTCGTCACACAGCTAGCCAAAGAAAAGTAA